A genome region from Aestuariivirga litoralis includes the following:
- a CDS encoding arginase family protein, with protein sequence MAKSVKPSPFLGTSFAKSAKGAQAAVFAAPHGTPYKGIDNRGTADSGEAIRTALGREAGMLSHWDFDFEGVLLPNPAFSAVDLGNLGTKPADGKGNRSLIKQTTTKILEAGAVPIMIGGDDSVPIPFIEAFSGGPPVIVLQIDAHIDWCDVRFGEKSGYSSTMRRASEMTHVWRIVQVGARGVGSGPVDDLNAAREWGAHLFTSRHVLQRGLDEILGQIEPGSHCVIALDLDALDSSIMPAVGYPTPGGLSFNHVIDLIAGVATRARIAGFSMVEFVPKRDLTGTAAFTAGRIAAHVLGHVCRQFK encoded by the coding sequence ATGGCCAAATCCGTCAAACCTTCGCCCTTTCTGGGCACCAGCTTCGCCAAATCGGCCAAGGGCGCGCAGGCTGCCGTTTTCGCCGCGCCGCATGGCACACCCTATAAGGGCATCGACAACCGGGGCACAGCGGACAGTGGCGAAGCGATCCGCACGGCACTCGGCCGTGAGGCCGGAATGCTGTCGCATTGGGATTTTGATTTCGAGGGCGTGCTGCTGCCCAATCCTGCGTTCAGTGCAGTTGATCTTGGCAATCTCGGCACCAAGCCTGCCGACGGCAAAGGCAACCGCAGCCTGATCAAGCAGACGACCACCAAGATTCTCGAGGCGGGTGCCGTGCCGATCATGATCGGTGGCGATGACTCGGTGCCTATTCCTTTCATTGAAGCCTTTTCCGGCGGGCCGCCCGTCATCGTTCTGCAGATTGATGCACATATTGACTGGTGCGATGTGCGTTTTGGAGAAAAATCCGGTTATTCTTCCACCATGCGGCGCGCGTCCGAGATGACCCATGTGTGGCGCATCGTGCAGGTGGGGGCGCGCGGCGTTGGCAGTGGCCCGGTTGATGATCTGAACGCTGCCCGTGAATGGGGCGCACATTTGTTCACCTCGCGCCATGTCTTGCAGCGCGGGCTGGATGAAATCCTGGGTCAGATCGAGCCCGGCAGCCATTGTGTGATTGCGCTGGATCTCGACGCGCTCGATTCCTCAATCATGCCGGCCGTAGGCTACCCGACGCCAGGCGGGCTTTCCTTCAATCATGTGATCGACCTTATTGCCGGGGTGGCGACGCGGGCGCGGATTGCCGGTTTTTCGATGGTGGAATTTGTACCCAAGCGCGACTTGACGGGGACGGCCGCCTTCACTGCCGGGCGCATCGCCGCCCATGTTCTGGGGCATGTGTGCCGTCAATTTAAGTGA
- a CDS encoding sensor histidine kinase has translation MSVSPAGNAQEKRLGLFGRLRLLFSDADAELVSHQLEETRTTLPVLAGFHFFATLSVYRLAFDFVATRHLLVWTIASFVAEAVLIIGYFALDHIGSSTARGQQVLRYGPFAALALCLVWGWAALVFSPVSDAPVAAYIDLLALLSMSVGLLCTLRLPATALQFVLTPVAILVTRATLTETSVNLYGLLVAAMAVLAGLSVMLALSYSFKRRVMSEKTLRHDMQVLNMLLADAGAELRDFMWETDATGRLVFHAPKFAEMLGRKGDDLEGVDFLKDFISQNAPLMTSKFLVHEDLREEPLTTRDASGLKHWRISAKPRFDGAGIFTGYRGFVQDVTTEQQHLQANARAEDDARKSSAAKAQFLSLMVRELRMPVNAIVGFSEMLNSARSESLPVVVRRDYMATIQNSGRQLQSFINDVLEATQLERGVKLDEQVDDLSPIINDAIKTAAPVANRNGISLVAKLFEDVEVAGDLARLKAIALSMLGHAISFAPQGTAVQVEMTRLANGDLALAVRDRGPAIAALDAARLLEPFAALEANASRRMGGLGLGLAIARRVARLHGGELTLAARKDADGKDAGTEALLVLPAARIRWHEINGQLKVMNIAA, from the coding sequence ATGAGTGTTTCACCGGCTGGGAACGCCCAGGAAAAGCGGCTTGGCCTGTTCGGGCGTCTGCGCCTGCTGTTTTCCGACGCTGATGCCGAGCTGGTTTCGCACCAGTTGGAGGAGACCCGCACCACCTTACCGGTGTTGGCGGGGTTTCATTTCTTCGCCACTCTGTCGGTTTACCGGCTGGCGTTTGATTTCGTTGCCACCCGGCATTTGCTGGTGTGGACCATTGCCAGCTTCGTGGCAGAGGCCGTGCTGATCATCGGTTATTTTGCGCTGGATCACATCGGCTCATCCACCGCGCGTGGCCAGCAGGTGCTGCGCTATGGGCCGTTTGCGGCGCTGGCGCTGTGCCTGGTCTGGGGCTGGGCGGCGCTGGTGTTTTCGCCGGTGAGCGATGCGCCGGTGGCGGCCTATATTGATCTTCTGGCGCTGCTGTCGATGTCGGTGGGGCTGCTCTGCACATTGCGGCTGCCGGCCACCGCTTTGCAATTCGTCCTCACGCCGGTGGCCATTCTGGTGACGCGTGCCACTCTGACGGAAACCTCGGTCAATCTCTACGGGCTTCTGGTGGCGGCGATGGCTGTATTGGCGGGCCTGAGCGTGATGCTGGCGCTGAGCTATTCCTTCAAGCGCCGTGTCATGTCGGAGAAAACCCTGCGCCATGACATGCAGGTGCTCAACATGCTGCTGGCGGATGCGGGGGCGGAGTTGCGGGACTTCATGTGGGAAACCGATGCAACCGGCCGCCTTGTATTCCATGCACCCAAATTCGCTGAGATGCTGGGGCGCAAGGGAGATGACCTTGAAGGCGTGGATTTCCTCAAGGATTTCATTTCGCAGAATGCACCTTTGATGACGTCGAAATTCCTGGTGCATGAGGATTTGCGCGAGGAGCCTTTGACCACGCGTGATGCATCGGGCCTGAAGCACTGGCGGATTTCGGCCAAGCCGCGTTTTGATGGCGCGGGCATATTCACGGGCTACCGTGGTTTTGTGCAGGATGTAACGACAGAGCAGCAGCATTTGCAGGCCAATGCGCGGGCCGAAGATGACGCGCGCAAATCTTCCGCCGCCAAGGCGCAGTTTTTGAGCCTGATGGTCCGTGAACTGCGCATGCCGGTGAATGCCATTGTGGGCTTCAGTGAAATGCTGAACTCCGCGCGCAGTGAAAGCCTGCCCGTTGTGGTGCGGCGTGATTACATGGCGACCATCCAGAACAGTGGGCGGCAGTTGCAGAGCTTCATCAATGACGTGCTGGAGGCCACACAGCTGGAGCGCGGCGTGAAGCTGGATGAGCAGGTGGATGATTTGAGCCCGATCATAAATGACGCGATCAAAACAGCAGCACCGGTAGCAAACCGGAATGGCATTTCACTGGTGGCGAAACTGTTCGAGGATGTGGAAGTGGCAGGTGATCTGGCAAGACTGAAGGCCATTGCGCTCAGCATGCTGGGCCATGCGATCAGCTTTGCGCCGCAGGGCACGGCCGTGCAGGTGGAAATGACACGGCTGGCCAATGGCGATCTTGCCCTGGCGGTGCGTGACAGGGGGCCTGCCATTGCGGCCCTGGATGCAGCCCGGCTGCTGGAGCCCTTTGCGGCGCTGGAGGCCAATGCCTCACGGCGGATGGGCGGGCTTGGTTTGGGCCTCGCCATCGCGCGGCGGGTAGCACGCCTGCATGGCGGCGAGTTGACTTTGGCCGCGCGGAAGGACGCTGACGGCAAGGACGCCGGCACAGAAGCTCTGCTGGTGCTTCCGGCGGCGCGCATCCGCTGGCATGAGATCAATGGCCAGCTCAAAGTGATGAATATTGCAGCCTGA
- the hemH gene encoding ferrochelatase yields the protein MSFLPPGHPPIPTPKTGLLLINLGTPEATDFFSVRTYLKEFLSDRRVIEINPLIWWPILNGIILNVRPKKSGHAYEKIWNRELNESPLKTYTREQALKLTAALGKKDQLIVDWAMRYGKPAIADKIRALKQQGCERIVLFPLYPQYSAATTATALDKAYQELQSMRWQPAIRTVPPYYDHPAYIDAVAVSLEQAMKDLPWKPDRVLIAFHGLPREYLNRGDPYHCHCQKTARLVREKLKLSKDFLQVVFQSRFGKAEWLKPYAQDTVEGLPAEGVKNLLMISPGFASDCVETLEELAIGLKETFTENGGDNFAVVPCLNDSTASIAMLAEIASNELKGWLR from the coding sequence ATGAGTTTTTTGCCGCCGGGCCACCCGCCCATTCCCACCCCGAAGACAGGCTTGTTGCTGATCAACCTCGGCACACCCGAGGCCACCGATTTTTTTTCGGTTCGCACTTACCTTAAGGAATTTCTGAGTGACCGCCGCGTGATTGAAATCAATCCGCTGATCTGGTGGCCCATCCTCAATGGCATCATCCTGAATGTCAGGCCCAAAAAATCTGGCCACGCCTATGAAAAAATCTGGAACCGCGAACTGAACGAATCTCCCCTGAAGACCTATACGCGTGAACAGGCCTTAAAACTCACTGCAGCGCTGGGCAAAAAGGATCAGTTGATCGTTGATTGGGCCATGCGCTACGGCAAGCCGGCAATTGCAGACAAAATCCGTGCGCTGAAACAACAGGGTTGCGAGCGCATCGTGTTGTTCCCCCTCTATCCGCAATATTCGGCCGCCACCACCGCAACAGCCCTCGACAAGGCCTACCAGGAACTGCAGTCCATGCGCTGGCAGCCTGCCATACGCACGGTTCCTCCCTACTATGATCACCCAGCTTATATCGACGCTGTCGCCGTGTCCTTGGAACAGGCGATGAAGGATCTGCCGTGGAAGCCAGACCGTGTCTTGATCGCGTTCCATGGCTTGCCGCGCGAATACCTGAACAGGGGCGATCCCTATCATTGCCACTGCCAGAAGACGGCGCGCCTGGTGCGAGAGAAGCTGAAGCTGAGCAAGGATTTCCTGCAGGTGGTTTTCCAATCGCGGTTCGGCAAAGCCGAATGGCTGAAGCCCTATGCGCAGGACACAGTGGAAGGGCTGCCGGCAGAAGGCGTCAAAAATCTCCTGATGATTTCACCTGGCTTCGCCTCCGACTGCGTGGAAACGCTGGAAGAACTCGCCATCGGCCTGAAGGAAACCTTCACCGAAAATGGCGGCGATAATTTCGCCGTAGTGCCGTGTCTGAATGACAGCACGGCGTCGATCGCCATGCTCGCTGAAATCGCCAGCAATGAACTTAAGGGCTGGCTGCGCTAA
- a CDS encoding SPFH domain-containing protein translates to MFQGAGVFVLVILAVVVFYLVRAIRMVPQGYMYTVERFGKYTKTLMPGLNLIVPFIDGIGYKQNMMERVLPVPSQEVITKDNALVTVDGVAFFQVMDAAKASYEINNLDNAILNMVMTQIRTVMGSMELDHLLSQRDEINHKLLGSVDQATQTWGVKMTRIEIKDITPPRDLVESMGRQMKAERDKRAVILEAEGARGSAILKAEGEKQAIVLKAEGEREAAYRAAEARERAAEAEAKATAMVSEAIAKGNVQAINYFVANNYVKALEAIAASPNQKILMLPLDATSILGSIGGIAQIAKEAFGDGPTGQGSLPSAGRKPPTVPRG, encoded by the coding sequence ATGTTCCAAGGCGCAGGCGTTTTCGTACTCGTCATTCTGGCGGTGGTGGTTTTCTATCTGGTGCGTGCCATCCGCATGGTGCCGCAAGGCTACATGTACACCGTTGAACGCTTTGGCAAATATACCAAGACGCTGATGCCCGGCCTTAACCTGATCGTGCCTTTCATTGATGGCATCGGCTACAAGCAGAACATGATGGAGCGGGTACTGCCCGTGCCCTCGCAGGAAGTGATTACCAAGGATAACGCCCTGGTCACCGTCGATGGCGTGGCCTTCTTCCAGGTGATGGATGCCGCCAAGGCGTCCTACGAAATCAATAATCTCGACAACGCCATCCTCAACATGGTGATGACCCAGATCAGAACCGTGATGGGTTCGATGGAGCTGGATCACCTTCTGTCGCAGCGTGACGAGATCAATCACAAGCTCCTGGGCAGCGTCGATCAGGCCACCCAGACCTGGGGCGTGAAGATGACGCGCATCGAGATCAAGGACATTACGCCGCCGCGTGACTTGGTTGAAAGCATGGGCCGCCAGATGAAGGCCGAGCGCGACAAGCGCGCCGTCATCCTCGAAGCTGAAGGTGCCCGTGGTTCAGCCATTCTCAAGGCAGAAGGCGAAAAGCAGGCCATCGTGCTCAAGGCCGAAGGTGAACGCGAAGCCGCCTACCGCGCCGCTGAAGCGCGCGAGCGTGCGGCCGAAGCCGAAGCCAAGGCCACCGCCATGGTCAGCGAAGCCATCGCCAAGGGCAATGTGCAGGCCATCAACTATTTCGTCGCCAACAATTATGTGAAAGCGCTGGAAGCCATCGCTGCCTCACCCAACCAGAAAATCCTGATGCTGCCGCTGGATGCAACATCGATCCTCGGCTCCATCGGCGGCATCGCCCAAATCGCCAAGGAAGCCTTCGGTGATGGCCCAACCGGCCAAGGCAGCTTGCCGTCAGCAGGCCGCAAGCCACCGACCGTTCCGCGGGGCTAG
- a CDS encoding NfeD family protein, whose translation MDQIFPGLGPYFWWIIAGLLLIAEMLAPGFFMIWFAAAAAVTALAHIIYPQGWIGEVAIFAVLAGVAVAVSWRFVTASWATKSDQPNLNQRHNGLIGQTYPLMEPIINGRGKIDAGGTVWDVEGPDLAQGARVKVVGTDGMKLKVMAA comes from the coding sequence ATGGATCAAATCTTCCCCGGCCTCGGCCCCTATTTCTGGTGGATCATCGCGGGCCTGCTGCTGATCGCCGAAATGCTCGCCCCCGGCTTCTTCATGATCTGGTTTGCAGCAGCGGCGGCTGTGACAGCGCTGGCCCACATCATCTATCCGCAAGGCTGGATCGGCGAAGTCGCCATCTTCGCGGTTCTCGCGGGCGTCGCTGTCGCCGTGTCATGGCGTTTCGTCACGGCAAGCTGGGCCACCAAATCCGACCAGCCCAACTTGAACCAGCGCCACAATGGCCTGATCGGCCAAACCTATCCACTGATGGAACCCATCATAAATGGCCGCGGCAAGATCGACGCCGGCGGCACCGTCTGGGACGTCGAAGGCCCTGACCTCGCCCAAGGTGCAAGAGTCAAAGTCGTCGGCACTGATGGGATGAAACTGAAAGTGATGGCGGCTTAA
- a CDS encoding isocitrate lyase/PEP mutase family protein, with amino-acid sequence MSSVQHRRAAFRALHEKGCFVLPNPWDGGSAIRCAKAGFQAIASTSAGAAWAIGKDDGEMTVDEVLDHLRFLSGVTDLPVNADFEAGFSDTAAGVAANVTRCIDTGVAGISIEDRDGDKFFALDVAVERIKAARQAIDASGQDLMLIGRCEAYLMKNIDMNAVLARLNAYGEAGADCLYAPGLKTLAQIKQKAGGVNKPVNANLTGTGLSVADMASVGVRRVSVGAAIANATYKQLDGFIEKLKVEGRLP; translated from the coding sequence ATGTCATCAGTCCAACACCGCCGCGCTGCTTTTCGGGCTCTGCATGAAAAGGGGTGCTTCGTGCTGCCCAATCCCTGGGATGGCGGATCGGCCATTCGCTGCGCCAAGGCGGGTTTTCAGGCGATTGCCTCCACCAGCGCGGGTGCGGCCTGGGCCATCGGCAAGGATGATGGCGAGATGACGGTTGACGAAGTGCTGGATCATTTGCGCTTTCTCTCCGGCGTAACAGATTTGCCGGTGAATGCCGATTTTGAAGCGGGCTTTTCTGACACGGCTGCGGGCGTGGCCGCTAATGTGACGCGCTGCATCGACACGGGCGTGGCGGGCATTTCGATTGAAGACCGCGATGGCGATAAGTTCTTCGCGCTGGATGTGGCGGTGGAGCGGATCAAGGCGGCGCGTCAGGCGATTGATGCCTCCGGCCAGGATCTGATGCTGATCGGGCGCTGCGAAGCCTATCTGATGAAGAACATCGATATGAATGCAGTTCTGGCGCGGCTTAATGCCTATGGCGAGGCGGGTGCGGATTGCCTCTATGCGCCGGGGCTGAAGACGCTGGCGCAGATCAAGCAAAAGGCTGGCGGCGTGAACAAGCCGGTGAATGCCAATCTGACGGGCACGGGGCTTTCAGTGGCCGACATGGCATCCGTGGGCGTGCGCCGCGTAAGCGTGGGCGCGGCGATTGCCAATGCCACTTACAAGCAGCTGGATGGTTTCATCGAGAAGTTGAAGGTTGAGGGGCGGCTGCCTTAG
- a CDS encoding haloacid dehalogenase type II — protein MGETLFKKLEGVQAIVFDAYGTLFDTDGPIRKQASAFGDKLDAANALWTAKQNEYAWVRSLTGVHADYWTVMREALDFTLECLGISEAGLADEVMSAVLKLEPHDGVVAALEALKAKGRRLALLSNGSPSMLDAMLRNAGIDKMFEHAISVEDVGIYKPSRRAYRLAMQKFGIQDAPSICFVSSSGWDAQSAAQFGFQAVRVKRAPTPADRLPGKPAVEIESLGQLLEVL, from the coding sequence ATGGGGGAGACTCTTTTCAAAAAACTGGAAGGCGTGCAGGCGATCGTGTTCGATGCCTATGGCACGCTGTTCGACACCGATGGCCCGATCCGCAAGCAGGCTTCTGCTTTTGGCGACAAGCTTGATGCGGCCAATGCACTGTGGACAGCGAAGCAGAATGAATATGCCTGGGTGCGCAGTCTCACGGGCGTGCATGCCGATTACTGGACAGTGATGCGCGAGGCGCTGGATTTCACGCTGGAGTGTTTAGGCATTTCCGAGGCCGGGCTGGCTGATGAAGTGATGTCTGCCGTGTTGAAGCTGGAGCCGCATGACGGTGTGGTGGCAGCACTTGAGGCGCTGAAGGCCAAGGGCCGCAGGTTGGCGCTTCTCTCCAATGGTAGCCCCTCGATGCTGGATGCGATGTTGCGTAACGCAGGCATAGACAAGATGTTTGAACATGCGATCTCGGTGGAAGATGTGGGCATCTACAAGCCCAGCCGCCGCGCTTACCGCCTGGCCATGCAGAAATTCGGCATTCAGGATGCGCCGTCGATCTGCTTTGTCTCGTCCAGCGGGTGGGATGCGCAATCGGCTGCACAGTTCGGCTTTCAGGCGGTGCGGGTGAAGCGGGCCCCCACGCCTGCTGACAGATTACCGGGGAAGCCTGCTGTAGAGATTGAAAGCCTGGGGCAACTTCTGGAAGTTCTGTGA
- a CDS encoding cytochrome c biogenesis CcdA family protein: MALDVSWGAAAFAGLLSFLSPCVLPLVPPYLVFISGVSLDDLKRDDSARASSRVMITALAFVLGFATVFVALGATASYVGQMLRDQLPLLARIAGIFIIIMGLHFLGVFKIAFLSREKRYQQSERPVGLLGAYAVGLAFAFGWTPCIGPVLAAILSIAASTESVTKGAELLFVYSLGLGIPFLISAAAINGFLQFFGRFKSKLELVEKTMGALLVVAGLMFLTGTMQSVSYWLLETFPVLQSIG, translated from the coding sequence ATGGCATTGGACGTGTCTTGGGGGGCGGCGGCATTCGCCGGCCTCCTTTCTTTCCTCAGCCCTTGTGTGCTGCCGCTGGTGCCGCCTTATCTGGTGTTCATCAGCGGCGTTTCGCTGGATGATCTGAAGCGCGACGATAGCGCGCGGGCGAGCAGCCGGGTGATGATCACCGCTCTGGCTTTCGTGCTGGGCTTTGCCACGGTGTTTGTGGCGCTGGGGGCGACCGCTTCCTATGTCGGCCAGATGCTGCGTGACCAGCTGCCCCTGCTGGCGCGGATCGCCGGCATATTCATCATCATCATGGGCTTGCATTTTCTGGGCGTGTTCAAGATCGCTTTTCTGTCGCGCGAGAAACGCTATCAGCAGAGCGAACGCCCGGTTGGGCTGCTCGGTGCTTATGCGGTGGGGTTGGCTTTTGCCTTTGGCTGGACGCCGTGCATCGGGCCAGTGCTGGCCGCCATTCTTTCGATTGCGGCTTCGACTGAGAGCGTGACGAAGGGAGCTGAATTGCTGTTCGTCTACTCTCTGGGGCTTGGGATTCCATTTCTGATTTCGGCGGCGGCGATCAATGGGTTCCTGCAGTTTTTCGGGCGGTTCAAATCGAAGCTGGAACTTGTGGAGAAAACCATGGGCGCGCTGCTGGTTGTGGCGGGGCTGATGTTCCTCACGGGTACAATGCAGTCCGTTTCATATTGGCTGCTGGAAACATTCCCGGTTTTGCAATCTATCGGTTGA
- the msrA gene encoding peptide-methionine (S)-S-oxide reductase MsrA — MTIERAVLAGGCFWGMQDLIRKKPGVVSTRVGYTGGDVKNATYRNHGSHAEGIEINFDPAQISYRQILEFFFQIHDPTTKNRQGNDVGTAYRSAIYFTSDAQKKTALDTIADVEASGIWPGKVVTEVEPVGDFWLAEPEHQDYLERIPHGYTCHFARPGWVLPKRKAAE, encoded by the coding sequence ATGACAATTGAACGCGCTGTACTCGCCGGAGGGTGTTTCTGGGGGATGCAGGATTTGATCCGCAAGAAGCCGGGCGTTGTTTCGACCCGCGTGGGCTATACCGGTGGCGATGTAAAGAACGCCACTTACCGCAACCATGGCAGCCATGCCGAGGGCATCGAAATCAATTTCGATCCGGCCCAGATCAGCTACCGGCAGATTCTGGAATTCTTCTTCCAGATCCATGACCCGACGACCAAGAACCGCCAGGGCAATGATGTGGGCACCGCCTATCGGTCCGCCATCTATTTCACCAGCGATGCGCAGAAGAAGACGGCACTGGATACGATTGCCGATGTGGAAGCCTCTGGCATCTGGCCTGGCAAGGTGGTGACTGAGGTTGAACCGGTGGGTGATTTCTGGCTGGCCGAGCCTGAGCACCAGGATTACCTGGAGCGCATTCCGCACGGCTACACCTGCCACTTCGCGCGGCCGGGTTGGGTCCTTCCCAAGCGCAAGGCTGCCGAATAA
- a CDS encoding sugar phosphate isomerase/epimerase family protein — MRLGIFAKTFTGDNPLAVMRAAANAGYSCVQYNMACSGLGSLPEFVSDAAARMVAQGSVETGVAVAAVSATYNMIHPDLAVREKGRRSFTAIAAQARAMGAPVVTLCTGTRDRDDPWRHHPQNASKEAWADLIREFEAIIPVAEETGVLLGIEPELGNVVSDAITARRLFDEMRSDRLRIVLDAANLFELASADEQRRVIEEAVHLLGPHIAMAHAKDRTADGGFCAPGKGVIDFGHYVRALKAAGFEGDVVTHGLAGDEANDVAQFLSPLVLRLRGG, encoded by the coding sequence ATGCGGCTGGGGATTTTTGCCAAGACCTTCACGGGTGATAATCCGCTTGCGGTGATGCGGGCTGCAGCGAATGCAGGTTATTCCTGCGTGCAATATAACATGGCCTGTTCGGGTCTGGGTTCACTGCCTGAATTTGTTAGTGATGCAGCGGCACGCATGGTGGCGCAGGGATCAGTGGAGACTGGTGTGGCGGTGGCTGCGGTTTCGGCCACTTACAACATGATCCATCCTGATCTTGCGGTGCGCGAGAAAGGACGGCGGAGTTTCACCGCCATCGCGGCGCAGGCCAGGGCGATGGGGGCACCGGTGGTTACGTTGTGTACGGGCACGCGCGACCGTGATGACCCATGGCGCCATCATCCACAGAATGCGAGCAAGGAAGCCTGGGCTGATCTGATCAGGGAATTTGAAGCGATCATTCCGGTGGCGGAGGAAACTGGCGTGCTGCTCGGCATCGAGCCTGAGTTGGGCAATGTGGTGAGTGACGCGATCACTGCGCGGCGGCTGTTCGACGAGATGCGCTCCGACCGGCTGCGCATCGTGCTGGATGCGGCGAACCTATTCGAGTTGGCATCGGCGGATGAGCAGAGGCGAGTGATCGAGGAGGCCGTACATTTGCTGGGGCCGCATATTGCGATGGCTCATGCCAAGGACCGGACGGCGGATGGCGGCTTCTGTGCCCCGGGCAAGGGCGTGATTGATTTCGGGCATTATGTGCGAGCGCTGAAGGCGGCAGGGTTTGAGGGGGATGTGGTGACGCATGGGCTGGCTGGGGATGAAGCGAACGACGTCGCTCAGTTTCTCTCTCCTCTCGTCCTCCGCCTCCGGGGAGGATGA
- a CDS encoding TetR family transcriptional regulator C-terminal domain-containing protein: MPKSKAKPQQETRIQAQNRAVILSAALEAFSAYGFRGATVDQIAEKAGLSKPNLLYYFRRKEDIYVALLEQTLDEWLAPLRLLNADGEPIAELTRYISEKLDMSFAGSKASRLFANEILHGAPHVGAFLKGPLRKLVEEKSTVIRRWISEGRIKPVDPEHFIFAIWAVTQHYADFSSQVESVLGAEPEKAKVKQSVLDILLRGLKA; this comes from the coding sequence ATGCCCAAATCCAAGGCAAAGCCGCAACAGGAAACGCGCATTCAGGCGCAAAACCGGGCAGTGATTTTGAGCGCGGCCCTTGAAGCGTTTTCGGCCTATGGCTTTCGCGGCGCCACGGTGGACCAGATCGCCGAAAAGGCCGGATTGTCCAAACCGAACCTGCTTTATTATTTCCGCCGCAAGGAAGACATTTATGTCGCGCTGTTGGAGCAAACGCTGGATGAATGGCTTGCACCGCTGCGCCTGCTCAATGCCGATGGCGAGCCGATTGCGGAATTGACGCGCTATATATCCGAGAAGCTGGATATGTCTTTCGCGGGGTCAAAAGCCTCGCGGCTGTTTGCCAATGAGATATTGCATGGTGCGCCGCATGTGGGGGCGTTTCTGAAAGGGCCTCTGCGCAAGCTGGTCGAGGAAAAGTCCACAGTGATCCGCCGTTGGATCAGCGAAGGCAGGATCAAGCCGGTTGATCCGGAGCATTTCATCTTCGCCATCTGGGCGGTGACGCAGCACTATGCCGATTTTTCATCGCAGGTGGAAAGCGTGCTGGGGGCAGAGCCGGAGAAGGCCAAGGTCAAACAATCGGTGCTAGATATTTTGCTGCGCGGCCTGAAGGCCTGA
- a CDS encoding ABC transporter ATP-binding protein, whose protein sequence is MSASVISASQLGLTFQTGDGAVEALSNINLDVSQGEFVSLIGPSGCGKTTLLRTIANLEFPTSGTLTVNGMSAEQARLARAYGYVFQAPALLPWRTVEKNVGLPLEIMGLDDVPGRIKRNLDLVNLSGFEKKFPWQLSGGMQQRVSIARALAFDPHLLLMDEPFGALDEIVRDKLNQQLLELWARTKKTIVFVTHSIPEAVFLSSKIVVMSPRPGRIIDVIDVGLPKNRTLDIRETPDFLKIAHRVREGLKAGHSYED, encoded by the coding sequence TTGTCAGCCAGCGTCATTTCCGCCAGCCAACTCGGACTCACTTTTCAAACGGGCGATGGCGCGGTTGAAGCCTTGTCCAATATCAATCTGGATGTGAGCCAAGGCGAATTCGTTTCGCTCATTGGCCCCTCCGGCTGCGGCAAGACCACTTTGCTGCGCACGATTGCCAATCTGGAATTCCCCACCTCAGGTACGCTCACTGTCAATGGCATGAGCGCCGAACAGGCCCGCCTCGCCCGTGCCTATGGTTATGTGTTCCAGGCCCCCGCGCTGCTGCCCTGGCGCACGGTAGAAAAGAATGTCGGCCTGCCGCTCGAAATCATGGGCCTTGATGACGTGCCGGGCCGCATCAAGCGCAATCTCGATCTGGTCAATCTGTCAGGCTTCGAAAAGAAGTTCCCCTGGCAACTCTCAGGCGGCATGCAGCAGCGCGTATCGATCGCCCGCGCACTGGCCTTTGATCCGCATTTGTTGCTGATGGATGAGCCCTTCGGCGCGCTGGATGAAATCGTCCGTGACAAGCTGAACCAGCAATTGCTCGAACTGTGGGCACGAACGAAAAAGACGATTGTGTTCGTCACCCATTCGATCCCCGAAGCCGTGTTCCTCTCCAGCAAGATTGTGGTGATGAGCCCGCGGCCGGGGCGCATCATCGATGTGATCGATGTGGGCCTGCCCAAGAACCGCACGCTCGACATCCGCGAAACTCCAGACTTCCTGAAAATCGCCCACCGCGTGCGCGAAGGTCTGAAGGCGGGGCATTCCTATGAGGATTGA